The sequence below is a genomic window from Deltaproteobacteria bacterium.
GATCTTAGCCGTGTGCGTGCACGGGGCGGCCGGGAGCGGCTGGCTCCGTGACCGTTCGATGTGGCTACTCGGTCCGCGCGTGCCCACGTGCGTCTGCAGGGCTCCGCGCCCCCAAGCGGCTGGCTACTCGGACCGGGCGCCATCGAGAATCGACGGGCAGAGGGACGGGGCGCGGAAGCCGGCAAACGCGGCGCGTTGCCCCTCGAGGCTGCGATTCACGCCACTTCGGCAGGCGAGGGGAGTCCTGGCGCGCGCGTTGCTTGGAGCCTGCGGGGCTGGCACGCGGTAACCGGCTCGAGGAGAGATCGTTCGTCGCATGCCGATTCGTGCTCGAGCTTCAGCGGGCGTGTTCGCCGCGGCCCTCTGGCTAGGGGTCACGCTGGGCTCCGCGTCTGCCCTCGCCGCTCCGCCCGAGCCGCGGGCCGTGACGCTCGCGCGCGAGTACCTGCAAGACGCCCGGCTTTCTCCCGAGCTCCGCCGGGCGTTCGTGGTCCGCGCCGGGTCGGCGGACCGGCCCGTGACGCGCCTCGTGGTGCCCGTCACGCCGGCCAGCTATCCGGCCTTCCGCGCGCGCTTTCGCAGCGACACGGGCTTCGCCGTGCTGCGCTACCGACCGGACAACGTGGGGCACACGGGCCTCGTCCTCGACTGGACCACGATCTATTTCCACGGTGGCCGGCCGAACAACCACGGCTTCCACAACCATCTCCCCGTCGAGGCCGGGGGCTACCTCTGGCCCCTCGAGCTCGGGCCCGAGCGGATGGCGCACCTTCAGGGCTGGCTCGCCGCCGACCGCGGGGCCGCCTTCAACCCCGTGCACTGCATGGAATGGCTCCCGAACGCCGAGCTCGCCCCCGGGGTCCCGCTCTTCCACTGGCTCGGGCTCACCCGGTCGCGCGACGGCCACAACATGAAGGCCAAGCTGAACCACGCCGCGAACGAGCAGGTCTCGGTGGTGGGACTCTGCCTGGCCGACGGTGCGACGTTCGGCGGGCTCCCCTACGACGACCGGCTCACCCCCGAGCAGCTCCTGGGCAGGCCCCCGGCCGGGGGCCTCGCCGACGCGATGCGTTAGCAGCGGGTCCCGAGCCGCGGACCTTTGATTGCGGGCCCTTGACAGGGCGTGTTCTGTATACTATCTAGTACACACATGCGCTCGGCTTTCGGTCCCTACGTCCGGCAGCGTCGCGAGGCTCTCCGGGCCGAGGACGAACGCTATTCGGTCCGCCAGGTGGCCGCGCGCATCGGCGTGCAGCCCGCCTTTCTCAGCAAGGTGGAGCGGGGCGAGCAGCCTCCGCCCTCCGAGGGCAAGATTCTCGCGCTCGCCCGCGAGCTCCACGAGGACCCCGACGTCCTGCTCGCGCTGGCCGGCAAGGTCTCGACCGACCTGCAGCAGGTGATCTTGAGGCGCCCCCAGCTCCTCGCGGAGCTTATCCGTCAGCTCAAGGATTTGCCGGATCACGCGGTCCTGCGCCTGGTGCGCGAGGTCCGCGACGGCACCTGGTGAAGGGAGACCCGAGATGATCGAGCTCAAGGACGACGGACTGCTGTTCACCTTCCCCGAGGTTCACCCGGGGGCAGAGCTTCGCATCGAGCTGCAGCGGACCTTGCGTATTCCCGACGACGACAAGGCCTACCCCCTCCCTCCGGGGTTCGGACCGTTCCCCATGCGGCACGTGGACGACTTCGCCGAGCGTGTCCCGCGCGAATGGGTGGAGCACGGCGGCGTGATGCTCCCCATGTATCAGTCGGAGGCGCTGTGGCTGCACTTCCAGGGCACCTACCTCGAGGACCACGAGACGACCTATCCCTTCGCCATCAAGGTGGCCGCGGGGAAGATCAACGCCGCGACCGGCGACGCGTGGTCGAGCGGCCTGCACCGAGACCCGCAGGACTACCTCTACGTCCCCGGCCAGCCCTGGCTGGACGGGTACTGCGTGGAGAAGGGCTTTATCCGCCAGTTCGTGGCCATGCCTCTCGGTGCCGGCTACACCGCCGAGGAGCAGCTCACGGGGAAGGCCGAGCACGGCGGACTGCAGCTCATCGTCTACCCGATGAAGCGCGAGGTCTTCGAGCGCCGCTTTCCGAAGGTGGAGCGCAAGGTGCGGGAGAGGTACCACGAGTTCGCGGACATGGATGCGATGGCCGTGCCCTGCGCCGCCGCGCCTTCCCCGGCCATGGGTCTCGCCCCCGGCGGTCGCATGCGCCAGGAGATTTACGCTGACGTCTTCGAGCTCGCCGACTGGGACGCCGCCTCGAGCCGCTGCTTCGTGCACCTCGCGAACTCGCTCGTCTGGCGCGGCATCACCGGCGAGAATCCACCCACCACGCCGCCCACGGCCAAGGAGTACGCGCGCGCGGGGCTCCCCTGGTTCGACTACTACGGCGAGGGGGCCAAGGCCGTCGAAGGGAGCTCGCTCCTCGGCAAGCTGAAGAGCGTGTTTGCGCTCGGGCAAGAGAAAGGAGCTGCGCCGTTGCCGGAGAACGAGAGCGTCTCACCGGAGAAGGTCATTCACCTGAAGGGGAAGCCAGGGCAGGTGCGCGAAGGCGACTTCTAAACATGTTTCATCGTGCAACAACAAGTCTCTGTGTAGACGTGGTCACCCTGGCTGCGCCCCGGCGAGTCACCGGGCCGCGCGCCGGCCGGTGACGCCGTAGCTCTTGAGCCGGCGATAGAGCGTGGCCGAGCCGATCCGGAGCTGTTCGGCCGTGCGCGTTTGATTCCCGCCGTTCAGCTCCAGCGCGGCGAGGATGTATTCCTTCTCTACCTGATCGAGCGGTCGAACTGTTCCCGCGGTGGCGAGCGGCCTCGGGGCCGCCTGCCGGACCTCCTCGGGCAGGTCCTCCAGCTCGACGCGACTTCCACGAGCCAGCGCCACGGCGCGCTCCATCGCGTTCTCCAGCTCGCGCACGTTGCCCGGCCATTCGTGCCGCAGGAGCTGATCCGCGGCCCCCGGTGCGAGGCCCACGATCTTGCGCTTCATCCGCAGCGCCGCCTCCGCGAGTAGCACCCTCGCGAGCGGAAGGATGTCATCCCGTCGCTCGCGCAGCGCCGGCACGTGCAGCTCGACGACCTTGAGCCGGTAGTAGAGATCCTGCCGGAAGCCGCCGCCGGCGACCCCGTGGGCCAGGTCGCGGTTGGTGGCCGCCACGACGCGCACGTCCACCGGTCGGCTCCTGTTCTCGCCGACGCGCCGGACCTCCCGCTCCTGGAGGGTCCGCAGGAGCTTGACCTGCATCCCGGGCGAGACCTCGCCCACCTCGTCGAGGAGCAGCGTGCCGCCGTTGGCCGCCTCGAAGAGGCCGGGCCGATCCTGCGTCGCGCCGGTGAACGCGCCTCGGGTGTGTCCGAAGAGCTCGCTCTCGAGGAGCGTCTCGGTGATCGCTCCGCAGTTGACCGCGATGAACGGCCCCGCCGCGCGCGTCGACTCCTCGTGGACCAGTCGCGCGATCCGCTCCTTGCCCGACCCGCTCTCGCCGGTGATGAGCACCGTGGAGTCCACCTTCGCCACGCGGCGGGCCAGATCCACCACCGTCCGCATCGCCCGGCTCCTGGCGACGAGGCCCAGCGGCTCCTCGACCTCGCGCGCCACCCGGACCAGCGCGCGGTGGCGCGCGCGCAACTTCCGCTCGGCCAGCTTCAGGCTCTCCGTTACCCGCTGCAGCGAGACCTCGAGGCACTCCGTGAGGCGGACCGGCTCGAAGAAGCGGAGCTCCTCGGCGCGCTCGTCGCCCCACTCCTGGCGCGTGCGGCCGAAGTGGTGGCACGCCGCGTCGCCGCGACCCATGCAGCGATCTTCGAGGACGTAGGTCTCCTCGCCGGTGGTCCGGCTGAGGTAGCCGCTCGTGAGCCCGCAGATGGTCCAGCAGACGGGCACCTCGGAGCGCCCGAAGTGCAAGAGGTGCTGCTCCGCCTCGTAGGACGCGACCAGCATCACGCCCTCCCTGGAGAGCGGTCCGTCGCCTCCCGGCTCGACCCGGAAGAGGCCCTCGAGAGCGTGAATGCGGGCACCGGCGCGTCGCCAGTCCTCGTCACTGTCCCAGGTGAAGTGCGCCTGAAGGGCTTCGGCCATGCGCCACCCGTGGGCGAAGCCGAACTGAGTGAGCACGGTGCGGGCGGCGGTGAGGCCGAAGTTCTCCACGAGGTACTTGCGCAGAAGCCCCATTGCCACCGCGTCGAGGAGCAACGCGCGCTCTCCGGCGAAGCGGATCACTCCAGCCTCCGGGTCCAGCTCCAAGAGCTCCCTGTGGTCCAGCTCCTCGGCGCGCATGGGCCGTCGCTCCCCATCAAATTGAATGAGACGTTACTTCATCTTGATGCGACGGTGCAGTCCCGCGAAACCCTGGCGGGCGCAATCCCTCGGAGGTGTTCGCCTATCTTGGTGGCCCGGAAGCTGCTCCAGGCTGCTCTGCAACCTTGGTTCGCCACGGCACCGGGGGCCCACCACCTGGAGGCTGGGCGAACCCGAGGGGGCCGAGCACCCACGGCCCGATACCCTTCATGCATCGCCCGACCGGCATGCCGAACCCGGACGCCCCGCTGAGACACCACATCGGCTGCGCTGTCGAAGCTGCCGGGTTGGAAACTCGAGGTCGGCAAGCTGCACCGCGAGTACGAGCTCGCCGACCTCGTGGCTGCCTTTGGCTTCATGCCCGGTGCGGCGCTGGTCGCCCAGGGCACGGACCATCACCCCGAGACGAGGCTGGACCTGAAGCTGGCCCACGCGATGGAAGAGCCGGCGGATCGGCAGCTCGAGAAGGGATCCGGCTCGAACGGCTCTTCGCCGTGACCGTTCGCGCCCCTGCTCGCCGTCGCTGGTCATCGCTGGTCATCGCTCCCGAAGGGGCCGGAGGGCCCCGCTCCA
It includes:
- a CDS encoding helix-turn-helix domain-containing protein produces the protein MRSAFGPYVRQRREALRAEDERYSVRQVAARIGVQPAFLSKVERGEQPPPSEGKILALARELHEDPDVLLALAGKVSTDLQQVILRRPQLLAELIRQLKDLPDHAVLRLVREVRDGTW
- a CDS encoding sigma-54-dependent Fis family transcriptional regulator, producing MRAEELDHRELLELDPEAGVIRFAGERALLLDAVAMGLLRKYLVENFGLTAARTVLTQFGFAHGWRMAEALQAHFTWDSDEDWRRAGARIHALEGLFRVEPGGDGPLSREGVMLVASYEAEQHLLHFGRSEVPVCWTICGLTSGYLSRTTGEETYVLEDRCMGRGDAACHHFGRTRQEWGDERAEELRFFEPVRLTECLEVSLQRVTESLKLAERKLRARHRALVRVAREVEEPLGLVARSRAMRTVVDLARRVAKVDSTVLITGESGSGKERIARLVHEESTRAAGPFIAVNCGAITETLLESELFGHTRGAFTGATQDRPGLFEAANGGTLLLDEVGEVSPGMQVKLLRTLQEREVRRVGENRSRPVDVRVVAATNRDLAHGVAGGGFRQDLYYRLKVVELHVPALRERRDDILPLARVLLAEAALRMKRKIVGLAPGAADQLLRHEWPGNVRELENAMERAVALARGSRVELEDLPEEVRQAAPRPLATAGTVRPLDQVEKEYILAALELNGGNQTRTAEQLRIGSATLYRRLKSYGVTGRRAAR
- a CDS encoding 4a-hydroxytetrahydrobiopterin dehydratase, which produces MSKLPGWKLEVGKLHREYELADLVAAFGFMPGAALVAQGTDHHPETRLDLKLAHAMEEPADRQLEKGSGSNGSSP